A single window of Vanessa tameamea isolate UH-Manoa-2023 chromosome 5, ilVanTame1 primary haplotype, whole genome shotgun sequence DNA harbors:
- the LOC113392722 gene encoding uncharacterized protein LOC113392722, which yields MKYRLCVLLNILFNFLEISKSQYIIVNRKANNLNQCDQNNALVEQFFNIIFTEFHRTPPVCVCVQMCIESPTYCYPNGCLKNLNRRKTEDTTTAAHPVNRIQYDGHNPTKSVMFLVDNDKDLIDNIFNGPKKTSHSEKRENPTSHELIFSPNPFRELVFKYRKVPKLEMRYNLREKIKKSRSDKIKSNKLDMSRTRWSMNKQFYGGKQLLNKIRLYKKDADASRTFFASMFPEIEALSTQQKSLVKREDSSGFNVDALYIYKTHANFSVDKLIDDIIINSLDDNNVNMKMNKRMHFDDKAITTTETSGDIVDGNVSETTVTDNVYETTTVDEILMSSTQPDRNIINHIPHINLTTNNKTYLEEIAIMSEEIEKNNNITIDIINRLTGGRILINKTKNNNYVDVPKTDFDPKTLKESQILKFTTESNKYNVININNVVTKRWLAPVLKNKFNQKSRQRITRKLNQKVN from the exons ATGAAGTACCGATTGtgtgttttgttaaatatactgTTCAACTTTTTGGAAA TATCAAAAAgtcaatatataatagttaaccGAAAAGCTAACAACTTAAACCAATGTGATCAAAATAATGCTCTGGTGGAGCAGTTCTTTAACATCATATTCACAGAGTTCCATCGAACTCCACCAGTTTGTGTGTGCGTGCAGATGTGCATAGAGAGCCCTACGTATTGCTATCCAAATGgctgtttaaaaaatttaaatagaagaaAAACAGAAGACACTACAACTGCTGCTCATCCCGTTAACCGCATACAGTACGATGGTCACAATCCGACGAAATCTGTTATGTTTCTAGTAGATAATGATAAAGATctcattgataatatatttaatggaccTAAAAAAACTTCTCATTCAG aaaaaagaGAAAATCCTACATCACACGAACTAATATTCAGTCCAAATCCATTTAGAGAACTGGTGTTTAAATACAGGAAAGTACCGAAATTAGAAATGAGGTATAATCTGcgtgagaaaataaaaaaatcaagatcagacaagattaaatcaaataaactaGATATGTCAAGGACAAGATGGTCGATGAACAAGCAGTTCTATGGTGGAAagcaattgttaaataaaatacgtcTTTACAAAAAAGATGCTGATGCCAGTCGAACATTCTTCGCGTCAATGTTTCCAGAAATTGAAGCGTTATCTACTCAACAAAAGTCTTTAGTCAAACGAGAAGACAGTAGTGGTTTTAATGTAGacgctttatatatttataagacacATGCTAATTTTTCTGTAGACAAACTCATAGACGATATAATCATTAATAGTTTAGATGATAACAACGTtaatatgaaaatgaataaaagaaTGCACTTTGATGACAAAGCGATTACAACAACAGAAACTTCTGGAGATATAGTTGATGGAAATGTTTCTGAAACTACTGTAACGGATAATGTTTATGAAACTACAACAGTTGATGAGATTTTAATGAGCTCAACACAACcagatagaaatataattaatcatataccacatataaatttgacaacaaataataaaacatatctaGAAGAGATAGCAATAATGTCAGAGGAAATagagaaaaacaataatataacaattgatataataaatcgTTTAACTGGAGGAcgcatacttataaataaaaccaagaataataattatgtagatGTTCCAAAAACTGATTTTGATCCAAAAACACTAAAAGaaagtcaaatattaaaatttactactgaatctaataaatataatgtaataaatattaa
- the LOC113392540 gene encoding cytochrome P450 6k1-like translates to MFLLIILSVTIIIFSFIYWNGESNERYWKKRGVKFYTKNKVLGVFWDFLTKDGPLFQIWHDIYKQYPNEPAVGVGSFLTPALYVRDPVNVQHVLATNFNAFSHRGFDPNKEDILANNILFLNGKKWQLVRQSLTPLFTSTKLKSMYYIMEKSAQDYISYLKDNPNSMKGDTFNNLSTFCSAAIGGAVFGVTTESIFKSPFLAVAQKALEPTFIRNIKFTISNLSSNMFKILNIKLFKEFEHFFISAIKQVVRQRERENVKKHDFADMCVSIQSKGTLKDPATGFKLEPTDELLAAQAFFFFIAGVEPTAFTMFATLVELGRNPEIQKRLHEEIDEAFETSDSKLTFDGIVNMTYLDMVMSEAMRIHPPIGFLSRLCTEDTVLPVGNIKIDKGTRIFTPIYELHHDSKYHPDPEVFNPERFSRENLKNMLDITFQPFGKGNRICVGMRYAQLQAKTGLVYLLRNFTVNTKIFKGGLKYTKDQVQLRLTNVDVEFVPRT, encoded by the coding sequence ATGTTTCTCCTGATCATACTTAGTGTTACTATCATAATTTTTAGTTTCATCTATTGGAACGGCGAATCCAATGAGAGATATTGGAAAAAACGTGGTGTTAAATTCTACACGAAGAACAAAGTACTTGGAGTATTTTGGGACTTCCTGACGAAAGATGGacctttatttcaaatatggcACGATATTTACAAGCAATATCCTAACGAACCCGCCGTTGGAGTAGGTTCTTTTCTCACGCCGGCACTTTATGTTCGAGATCCAGTAAATGTACAACATGTGTTGGCAACAAACTTCAACGCCTTCAGTCACAGAGGATTCGACCCCAACAAAGAAGATATTTTGGCAAATAACATTCTATTCCTGAATGGAAAAAAGTGGCAGCTGGTCAGACAGAGCTTGACACCTTTATTTACTTCAACCAAATTAAAAAGCATGTATTACATAATGGAAAAAAGTGCACAAGATTATATcagttatttaaaagataatccAAATTCAATGAAAGGCGATACATTTAATAATCTCTCAACATTTTGCAGTGCGGCCATCGGTGGTGCTGTATTTGGTGTGACAACAGAGTCCATATTTAAGTCTCCTTTCTTAGCAGTGGCGCAAAAAGCATTAGAACCAACTTTTAtccgaaatattaaatttactatttctaACCTGAgttcaaatatgtttaaaatattaaatataaaattattcaaagaatTTGAGCACTTCTTTATTAGTGCAATTAAGCAAGTAGTTCGTCAACGTGAACGTGAGAACGTTAAGAAACATGACTTTGCAGATATGTGTGTGTCAATACAAAGTAAAGGAACATTAAAAGATCCTGCAACAGGTTTCAAATTGGAGCCCACCGATGAACTTCTCGCAGCTCAagcatttttctttttcatagCCGGTGTCGAGCCAACAGCGTTTACAATGTTTGCAACATTGGTAGAGTTAGGTAGAAACCCAGAAATACAAAAACGCTTACATGAAGAAATTGACGAAGCGTTTGAAACTAGTGATAGCAAATTGACATTTGATGGAATCGTTAATATGACTTACCTGGATATGGTTATGTCTGAAGCTATGCGAATTCACCCACCTATCGGATTTTTGTCCAGGCTTTGTACAGAAGATACAGTACTTCCTGTTGGTAATATTAAGATCGATAAAGGAACGAGAATTTTCACGCCAATTTACGAGCTGCATCATGATTCGAAATATCACCCGGATCCAGAAGTTTTTAATCCAGAGAGGTTTTCTCGAGAaaaccttaaaaatatgttagataTTACCTTCCAGCCTTTTGGAAAAGGAAATCGAATTTGCGTTGGAATGAGATATGCACAGCTACAAGCTAAGACAGGTTTAGTATATTTGTTGCGAAACTTCACTGTGAatacaaaaatttttaaagGAGGTTTGAAATACACAAAAGATCAAGTGCAACTAAGATTGACCAATGTGGATGTAGAATTCGTTCCAAGAacgtaa